The proteins below come from a single Takifugu rubripes chromosome 10, fTakRub1.2, whole genome shotgun sequence genomic window:
- the LOC115251291 gene encoding histone H2B 1/2-like, translating to MPEPAKSAPKKGSKKAVTKTAAKGGKKKRKTRKESYAIYVYKVLKQVHPDTGISSKAMSIMNSFVNDIFERIASEASRLAHYNKRSTITSREIQTAVRLLLPGELAKHAVSEGTKAVTKYTSSK from the coding sequence ATGCCTGAACCAGCCAAGTCCGCCCCCAAGAAGGGCTCCAAGAAAGCCGTGACCAAGACGGCCGCCAAAGGAggcaagaagaagaggaagaccaggaaggAGAGCTACGCCATCTACGTGTACAAGGTGCTGAAGCAGGTGCACCCCGACACCGGCATCTCGTCCAAGGCCATGAGCATCATGAACTCGTTCGTCAACGACATCTTCGAGCGCATCGCTTCCGAGGCCTCTCGTCTGGCTCACTACAACAAGCGCTCCACCATCACGTCCAGGGAGATCCAGAccgctgtcaggctgctgctgcccggggAGCTGGCCAAGCACGCTGTGTCTGAGGGCACCAAGGCCGTCACCAAGTACACCAGCTCCAAGTAG
- the LOC101077563 gene encoding retinal-specific ATP-binding cassette transporter-like — MGSGQQVSLLLWKNWTIRRRQRGRFFMEIMWPVLLFMGLVWLRRVNPLYRQHECHFPNKAMPSTGVLPWLQGIFCNANNPCFQYSTRGESPGLVSNYNNSILSKLYWDVQELLLSDPEFQHVGRLWKELNSMSNFMDTLRTRPEMVSGRGVKVEAILKDDETLTSFLLRDVPLTQSVVNQLVNAQIRPEQFAFGVPHLHLKDIACSLNLLERFLIFPSSRGLYAVRNAMCILTPQRLQIIEDKFYANVDFFKLFRLLPLVLDNHSEGIDIRFWVKVISATSDKLEELYQRNSSKEFLQVVAPLFQSNLTFWQLMAAASSLVCGYTEGAFSRVASFNWYEDNNYKAFLGISSETGRSRYSYDNSTTLFCNDLMEGLELNPATRIMWKSVKPLLMGQILYAPDSPAVRQIIKNANTTFEELERLRTMGKAWEEVAPQIWAFFQNGIQVKMIRDTIRNPSVMDFIDRTLEETPFSSKHILNFLHNGPSEDRLPDMPDFDWRDIFNLTDQVIRMLNQYGECVILDKFVALPDEDMVTHHALDLLEDSKFWAGLIFVNMYPWTTAVPPHVKFKIRMDIDAVERTNKVKDRYWDPGPRADPMDDLRYVWGGFAYLQDIIEHGIIKTQTGKEWPLGVYLQQMPYPCYVDDLFMLTLNRCFPIFMVLAWVYSVSMIVKSIVLEKELRLKETLKATGVTNGVIWSTWFIDCFLMMGTSTALLTVIIMGGRVLNYSNAVILFLFLLTFTMATIMQCFLLSVFFNQANLAAACCGIVYFTLYLPHIFCFAWQDRITKDMKILASLLSQVAFGFGTEYLSRYEEQGLGLQWDNIQTSPLEGDEFSFLTSIIMMGLDTILYAVLAWYLDNVFPGQYGIGRPFYFPLLPCFWFNRVAPALGNNKLEKSSNGFSKLAKREQGQTPIKQDQEKTRTSEEMASCEHQNERDGQEKENQAEAEETAQSFFEAEPVDLVKGVCIQNLVKVFGGSPKPAVDGLSINFYENQITAFLGHNGAGKTTTMSILTGIFPPSSGTATIYGKDICTDMDSIRLSLGMCPQHNILFQHMTVAEHILFYSLLKGRPTAEAEEEVENMLQDLGFPHKRDELIQNLSGGMQRKLSVALAFVGGAKVVILDEPTSGVDPYSRRSIWDLLLKYRAGRTVILSTHHMDEADLLSDRVAIISQGRLHCCGSPIFLKNCFGAGFYLTLVRRIKHEIPKTSCDHTDECSCKCSKCSKFKSSQESQTADRQLDGNLENITALIHHHVPQARLIEAIGQELTYLLPSRNFQPRAYASLFRELEETLVDIGLSSFGVSDTSLEEIFLKVTADGNATNRKCDQDKKSLQQISRNSLSGLNRVAIDMDPPKESDGAVHNNGQGLCNNMDGSTGRGSYQVRGLRLTFKQFFALLIKRLHHTTRSYKDFVAQIVLPASFVFLALTFTLIVPPFGEYPSLTLSPWMYGRQYTFFSNEHPSDAQMRYFGEVLLNKPGFGTRCMVEEPLENFPCNNITTEWEMPLVNPELIDMLANQEWNSLRPSPDCQCSTPRKLTMLPVCPEGAGGLPPPQRIQSTGDVLMDLTGRNISDYLVKTYPSLIRTSLKSKYWVNEQRYGGISVGGQLPVLELQPQTIKDVATQMGRLLNVTGGKHSRKTLEDIETFLRYMETQNNVKVWYNNKGWHAMASFMNVANNAILRAHLPKGANLAEYGITVINHPLNLTKKQLSEITVLTTSVDAVVAICVIFAMSFIPASFVLYLIQERVTQAKHLQFVSGVSPLVYWMANFLWDMVNYSIGVAMVVEIFIFFDKKCYTSAANLQPLIALLMLYGWSVTPMMYPMSYLFSIPSTAYVSLSCINLFIGLNSSALTFILDLFENTTALHKLNQLLKTVLLIFPHYCLGRGLIDMAMNQAVTDIYAHFGEDYRLDPYNWNFIGKNLFCMTIEGFLYFILTILFQYRFFLDHWVSDCPKPPVLDEDADVAGERARICKNERTNDILQIRDLSKTYKGTIIPAVNRICLGVSSGECFGLLGVNGAGKTTTIKMLTGDIDVTTGEASVAGHCVLTNILDVHQNMGYCPQFDAIDELLTGREHLHLYARLRGVPEAEISRVAEWAIQKLGLSQDANQSAGTYSGGNRRKLSTAIAMIGCPVLVLLDEPTTGMDPLSRRFLWNSIMSVIQDRRAVVLTSHSMEECEALCTRLAIMVNGSFKCLGTIQHLKYKFGDGYMLTMKIRAAKPNCAPDLNPAEAFMESTFPGCIQREKHYNTLQYKISSSSLARIFQMVLANKAKLNIEDYSVSQTTLDQVFVNFAKQQSREDDTIVLHPKAAGAQAYIHTNTSTKSLIK, encoded by the exons ATGGGGTCAGGGCAACAGGTCAGCCTCCTGCTGTGGAAGAACTGGACCATCCGCAGGAGACAGCGG GGTCGTTTCTTCATGGAGATCATGTGGCCCGTTCTGCTGTTCATGGGACTGGTGTGGCTGCGGAGGGTCAACCCTCTGTACCGCCAGCACGAAT GCCACTTCCCTAACAAGGCCATGCCCTCCACTGGCGTCCTACCTTGGCTCCAAGGAATCTTCTGCAATGCCAACAACCCTTGTTTTCAATACTCCACCCGCGGAGAATCTCCCGGTCTTGTGTCCAACTACAACAACTCCAT TTTGTCTAAGTTATACTGGGATGTCCAAGAGCTTCTTCTGAGTGACCCAGAGTTTCAGCATGTCGGTCGACTCTGGAAGGAGCTGAACTCCATGAGCAACTTCATGGACACCCTGCGCACCCGCCCTGAAATGGTCTCAG GCCGGGGAGTGAAGGTGGAGGCCATCTTAAAGGACGATGAGACTCTGACATCATTCCTGCTGAGAGACGTTCCTCTGACACAGTCGGTGGTGAATCAGCTAGTCAATGCTCAGATCAGGCCTGAACAG TTTGCCTTTGGGGTTCCACATCTTCATCTGAAGGACATTGCCTGCAGTCTGAACCTGCTGGAGCGGTTTCTCATCTTCCCCAGCAGCCGAGGACTCTACGCCGTTCGCAACGCCATGTGCATCTTAACGCCGCAGCGGCTGCAGATCATCGAAGACAAATTCTACGCCAATGTGGATTTTTTCAAGCTTTTCCGGCTG CTTCCTCTTGTTCTGGACAATCACTCAGAAGGCATTGACATTCGCTTCTGGGTAAAGGTCATTTCTGCCACCTCAGACAAACTGGAAGAG TTGTACCAGAGGAACAGCTCCAAAGAGTTCCTCCAGGTGGTGGCTCCCCTCTTCCAGAGCAATCTGACCTTCTGGCAGCTGATGGCTGCTGCCTCCAGCCTGGTGTGTGGTTACACCGAAGGCGCTTTCTCCCGCGTGGCCTCCTTTAACTGGTATGAGGACAATAACTACAAAGCCTTCCTGGGCATCAGCAGTGAAACGGGGCGGAGCCGCTACAGCTATGACAACAGCACAA CTTTGTTTTGCAATGATCTGATGGAGGGGCTGGAGTTAAACCCTGCCACAAGAATCATGTGGAAATCTGTGAAGCCCCTGCTGATGGGACAGATCCTCTATGCCCCCGACTCACCTGCTGTCAGACAGATCATCAAAAAT GCAAATACCACATttgaagagctggagaggctgagaaCGATGGGGAAGGCCTGGGAGGAAGTAGCACCCCAAATCTGGGCATTTTTCCAAAATGGAATTCAAGTCAAGATGATCCGG GACACTATCCGAAATCCATCGGTGATGGATTTCATTGACAGGACACTAGAAGAGACACCTTTCTCCTCTAAGCACATCCTAAACTTCCTGCATAATGGCCCATCAGAGGACCGTCTACCTGACATGCCGGATTTTGATTGGCGAGATATCTTCAATCTCACTGACCAGGTCATTCGGATGCTAAACCAGTATGGGGAG TGTGTGATTCTGGATAAATTTGTGGCTCTGCCCGATGAGGACATGGTAACTCATCATGCCTTGGACCTGTTGGAGGACAGCAAGTTCTGGGCAGGCCTTATATTTGTAAACATGTACCCTTGGACAACCGCAGTGCCGCCACATGTCAAGTTCAAAATTCGTATGGACATTGATGCAGTGGAGCGCACCAATAAGGTCAAAGACAG ATATTGGGACCCCGGCCCTAGAGCTGATCCAATGGATGACCTCCGCTATGTTTGGGGCGGCTTTGCGTATCTACAGGACATAATCGAGCACGGGATCATCAAGACTCAGACAGGAAAGGAATGGCCACTGGGGGTATATTTACAACAGATGCCGTACCCTTGTTACGTGGATGATCT ATTCATGCTAACATTAAACCGCTGTTTCCCCATCTTCATGGTTCTGGCCTGGGTCTACTCTGTGTCCATGATAGTTAAGAGTATTGTCCTTGAGAAGGAGCTACGCCTGAAGGAGACCCTTAAGGCCACTGGGGTCACCAATGGCGTCATCTGGTCTACCTGGTTCATTGACTGCTTCCTCATGATGGGCACAAGCACTGCTCTTCTTACTGTCATCATCATG GGAGGAAGAGTGCTGAACTACAGCAATGCTGtcatcctctttctctttttgctGACCTTCACCATGGCTACCATCATGCAATGCTTCCTCCTGAGCGTCTTCTTCAACCAGGCCAACTTGGCTGCGGCCTGCTGCGGCATTGTTTACTTCACCCTTTACCTCCCACACATCTTCTGCTTTGCATGGCAAGACCGTATCACCAAGGACATGAAGATCCTGGCA AGTCTCCTCTCACAAGTGGCTTTTGGGTTCGGGACTGAGTATCTTTCACGATATGAAGAGCAGGGTCTGGGTCTACAGTGGGACAACATCCAGACCAGTCCTCTAGAAGGGGATGAATTTTCTTTTCTCACCTCCATTATCATGATGGGGCTGGACACCATATTGTACGCTGTACTGGCCTGGTACTTGGACAATGTCTTCCCTG GACAGTATGGAATTGGTCGgccattttattttcctctccttccctgtTTTTGGTTCAACAGGGTTGCTCCAGCCTTAG GCAACAACAAACTGGAAAAGAGTTCAAATGGTTTTAGTAAATTGGCAAAGCGAGAACAAGGGCAGACGCCAATAAAACAGGACCAGGAGAAAACCAGAACGTCCGAAGAGATGGCATCGTGTGAACACCAGAATGAACGTGACgggcaggagaaggagaaccAGGCTGAAGCTGAGGAAACCG CACAGTCATTCTTTGAAGCAGAGCCAGTCGACCTGGTGAAGGGTGTCTGCATCCAGAACCTGGTCAAAGTGTTTGGCGGCAGCCCCAAACCAGCTGTGGACGGCCTCAGCATCAACTTTTATGAAAACCAGATAACGGCTTTTCTTGGTCATAACGGGGCTGGGAAGACCACCACCAT gtcCATCCTGACTGGTATTTTCCCTCCCAGTTCAGGGACAGCCACCATCTATGGCAAAGACATCTGCACTGACATGGACAGCATTCGCCTATCTCTGGGAATGTGTCCTCAACACAACATTCTCTTTCAGCA TATGACTGTTGCCGAGCATATTCTCTTCTACTCACTGTTAAAAGGCCGCCCAACAGCGGAGGccgaagaggaggtggagaacatGCTGCAGGATTTGGGCTTTCCACACAAGAGAGATGAACTAATCCAGAATCTCTCAG GGGGCATGCAGAGGAAACTGTCAGTTGCCTTAGCATTTGTTGGTGGGGCTAAAGTGGTGATTCTGGATGAGCCTACTTCAGGAGTGGACCCGTACTCCAGGCGCTCAATCTGGGACCTGCTGCTGAAATATCGTGCAG GGCGGACAGTCATTCTGTCCACCCACCACATGGATGAGGCAGACTTGCTGAGCGACAGGGTGGCCATCATTTCTCAAGGACGCCTCCACTGTTGCGGTTCCCCCATCTTCCTCAAGAACTGCTTTGGTGCTGGATTTTATCTGACCCTTGTACGACGAATTAAACATGAAATCCCAAAG ACCAGCTGTGACCACACGGATGAGTGCTCCTGTAAATGTTCCAAATGTTCCAAATTTAAATCAAGCCAGGAGAGTCAgactgcagacagacagctggaTG GTAACCTGGAGAACATCACAGCTCTGATCCATCATCATGTGCCACAGGCTCGCCTCATAGAAGCTATTGGTCAGGAGTTGACCTATTTGCTCCCCAGCCGCAACTTCCAGCCCAGAGCGTACGCCAGCCTCTTTAGGGAACTGGAGGAGACCCTGGTGGACATCGGTCTCAGCAGTTTTGGTGTGTCAGACACGTCACTGGAGGAG ATCTTTCTAAAGGTCACTGCTGATGGGAATGCAACCAACAGGAAATGTGATCAAG ACAAGAAATCATTGCAACAGATTTCTCGTAATAGTCTCTCTGGGTTGAACAGAGTTGCAATAGACATGGATCCACCAAAAG AGTCTGATGGGGCTGTGCACAACAATGGCCAGGGCCTGTGTAACAACATGGATGGTAGTACTGGCCGGGGATCCTACCAGGTCAGGGGCCTGCGTCTGACCTTTAAACAGTTCTTTGCTCTATTGATCAAAAGGTTGCATCATACAACGCGGTCCTACAAAGACTTCGTTGCCCAG ATTGTGTTGCCGGCtagctttgtttttcttgctctGACGTTCACTCTGATTGTTCCACCATTTGGAGAGTATCCAAGTCTGACCCTCAGTCCCTGGATGTATGGGAGACAGTACACGTTCTTCAG TAATGAGCATCCCTCAGATGCTCAGATGAGATACTTTGGTGAAGTGTTGTTGAACAAGCCTGGTTTTGGGACTCGCTGCATGGTGGAGGAACCTCTAGA AAATTTCCCTTGTAACAACATCACCACTGAGTGGGAAATGCCCCTGGTCAACCCTGAGCTGATAGACATGCTGGCCAACCAAGAGTGGAATTCCCTCCGACCATCTCCTGACTGTCAGTGCAGCACACCCAGGAAGCTCACTATGCTGCCTGTATGTcctgagggagctggaggcctgCCGCCTCCACAG AGAATACAATCAACTGGAGATGTTCTAATGGATCTAACGGGCAGGAACATCTCAGACTACTTGGTGAAGACTTACCCAAGCCTCATCAGAACCAG CTTGAAGAGCAAATATTGGGTGAATGAGCAAAG ATATGGAGGTATATCAGTGGGGGGGCAGCTTCCAGTTTTAGAGCTGCAGCCTCAGACCATCAAGGATGTTGCCACACAGATGGGGCGATTGCTCAACGTCACTGGA GGCAAACACTCCAGAAAAACCCTGGAGGACATAGAGACTTTCCTCAGGTACATGGAGACTCAAAACAATGTGAAG GTGTGGTACAACAATAAGGGCTGGCATGCCATGGCGTCTTTCATGAATGTGGCTAATAATGCCATTCTTCGTGCACACCTGCCCAAAGGTGCCAACCTGGCTGAATATGGAATCACTGTGATCAACCATCCTCTGAACCTCACCAAAAAACAGCTCTCTGAGATCACTGT CCTCACAACCTCAGTGGACGCAGTGGTGGCCATCTGTGTCATCTTTGCAATGTCCTTCATTCCAGCCAGTTTTGTCCTTTACTTGATCCAGGAGAGGGTCACGCAGGCAAAGCATCTGCAGTTTGTCAGTGGTGTCAGCCCTTTGGTCTACTGGATGGCCAACTTCCTCTGGGACATG GTGAATTACTCCATCGGTGTTGCAATGGTGGTGgaaattttcattttctttgataAGAAATGCTATACTTCAGCGGCCAACCTGCAGCCATTAATCGCCTTGCTCATGCTTTATGG CTGGTCTGTGACCCCCATGATGTACCCCATGTCATATTTATTCAGCATTCCCAGCACAGCATATGTCTCTTTGTCTTGCATCAACCTCTTCATTGGCCTGAACAGCAGTGCCCTCACTTTTATCCTGGACCTTTTTGAGAACACCACA GCTCTACACAAACTCAATCAGCTCCtaaagactgtgctgctcatcttccCCCATTACTGCCTGGGTAGAGGCCTCATAGATATGGCTATGAACCAGGCTGTGACTGATATCTATGCCCACTTTG GTGAAGACTACAGGCTCGATCCTTACAACTGGAATTTCATTGGAAAGAATCTATTCTGCATGACCATTGAAGGATTTCTCTATTTTATTCTTACTATTCTCTTCCAGTATCGATTTTTCTTGGATCACTG GGTGTCTGATTGTCCAAAGCCCCCTGTTTTGGACGAAGATGCAGATGTGGCAGGAGAGAGAGCTCGAATCTGTAAGAATGAAAGAACAAATGACATTCTTCAAATTCGAGATCTGTCAAAG ACTTACAAAGGAACAATCATTCCTGCAGTCAACCGAATCTGTCTTGGAGTTTCTTCTGGAGAG TGCTTTGGTCTTTTGGGAGTTAATGGTGCAGGGAAGACCACCACAATCAAGATGTTGACCGGAGATATTGATGTTACCACAGGAGAAGCCTCAGTTGCTGGTCATTG TGTTTTGACCAACATATTGGACGTGCACCAAAACATGGGATACTGCCCACAGTTTGATGCCATTGATGAGCTGCTGACTGGTAGAGAACACTTGCACCTCTATGCTCGCCTTCGGGGAGTTCCAGAAGCTGAGATCAGCAGG GTTGCAGAGTGGGCCATCCAGAAGCTGGGTCTTTCTCAAGATGCAAATCAGAGTGCTGGGACCTACAGTGGAGGCAATAGAAGAAAGCTCTCCACAGCCATCGCCATGATTGGTTGCcctgttctggtgctgctg GATGAGCCCACTACGGGCATGGACCCTCTCTCCAGACGCTTCCTGTGGAACTCCATCATGAGTGTTATTCAGGACAGACGAGCTGTAGTCCTGACCTCACACAG CATGGAGGAATGTGAAGCGCTGTGCACCCGCTTAGCCATAATGGTTAATGGATCATTCAAGTGTTTGGGAACAATCCAACACCTCAAATACAA GTTTGGGGATGGATACATGTTGACTATGAAGATCAGGGCAGCTAAGCCCAACTGCGCCCCAGACTTGAATCCTGCTGAAGCATTCATGGAGAGCACCTTTCCTGGCTGCATCCAGAGAGAAAAACACTACAACACCCTGCAGTACAagatctcttcctcctccttggcaAGGATCTTTCAAATGGTTCTTGCTAACAAAGCTAAGCTCAACATAGAGGACTACTCTGTGTCGCAGACCACTCTCGATCAG GTTTTTGTTAACTTTGCCAAGCAACAGTCAAGAGAGGATGACACAATTGTTTTACACCcaaaagctgctggagctcaagCATATATACATACTAACACATCAACCAAGAGTTTGATCAAGTGA
- the LOC101078211 gene encoding histone H2A yields MSGRGKTGGKARAKAKTRSSRAGLQFPVGRVHRLLRKGNYAERVGAGAPVYLAAVLEYLTAEILELAGNAARDNKKTRIIPRHLQLAVRNDEELNKLLGGVTIAQGGVLPNIQAVLLPKKTEKAK; encoded by the coding sequence ATGAGTGGTCGAGGAAAAACCGGCGGCAAAGCCCGCGCTAAGGCCAAGACTCGCTCTTCTCGGGCTGGGCTCCAGTTCCCAGTGGGCCGTGTTCACAGGCTGCTCCGCAAGGGCAACTATGCTGAGCGCGTTGGCGCCGGCGCTCCTGTGTACCTGGCCGCTGTGCTGGAGTATCTGACGGCTGAGATCCTGGAGTTGGCTGGAAACGCTGCCCGCGACAACAAGAAGACTCGTATCATCCCCCGCCACCTGCAGCTGGCTGTGCGCAACGACGAGGAGCTGAacaagctgctgggaggagtgACGATCGCTCAGGGCGGCGTGTTGCCCAACATCCAGGCTGTCCTGCTGCCCAAGAAGACCGAGAAGGCCAAATAA
- the LOC105416158 gene encoding histone H3, which produces MARTKQTARKSTGGKAPRKQLATKAARKSAPATGGVKKPHRYRPGTVALREIRRYQKSTELLIRKLPFQRLVREIAQDFKTDLRFQSSAVMALQEASEAYLVGLFEDTNLCAIHAKRVTIMPKDIQLARRIRGERA; this is translated from the coding sequence ATGGCAAGAACCAAGCAGACCGCCCGTAAATCCACCGGAGGAAAAGCTCCCAGGAAGCAGCTGGCCACCAAGGCTGCCAGGAAGAGCGCCCCGGCCACCGGCGGAGTGAAGAAGCCTCACCGTTACAGGCCTGGTACCGTGGCTCTCAGGGAGATCCGTCGTTACCAGAAATCCACCGAGCTGCTCATCCGCAAGCTGCCCTTCCAGCGCCTGGTGAGGGAGATCGCTCAGGACTTCAAGACCGACCTGCGCTTCCAGAGCTCGGCTGTcatggctctgcaggaggcTAGCGAGGCCTACCTGGTGGGTCTCTTCGAGGACACCAACCTGTGCGCCATCCACGCCAAGAGGGTCACCATCATGCCCAAAGATATCCAGCTCGCCCGTCGTATCCGCGGAGAGAGAGCTTAA
- the LOC105419151 gene encoding histone H1-like: MGEEAPAPAAPAKAAKKKATKVKRSGPSISELILKAVSASKERNGVSLAALKKNLAADGYDVEKNKARVKIAVRGLVTKGTLVQTKGTGASGSFKMNKKAAEPKAKKPAAKKPTPKAKKPAAKKAAPKAKKPKAAAAKKPAATKKSPKKAPAKKAAKSPKKVNRSPKKVTKKAPAAKKAPAKKAPAKPKAKKAAPKKK, encoded by the coding sequence ATGGGAGAAGAAGCgccagcaccagccgctccggCGAAAGCCGCAAAGAAGAAGGCTACCAAAGTGAAGAGATCGGGCCCGAGCATCAGCGAGCTCATCCTTAAGGCCGTGTCCGCATCCAAGGAACGCAACGGCGTGTCTCTGGCCGCCCTGAAGAAGAATCTGGCAGCCGACGGGTACGATGTGGAGAAGAACAAGGCCCGTGTCAAGATCGCCGTCAGGGGCTTGGTGACCAAGGGGACTCTGGTCCAGACTAAGGGCACCGGAGCCTCTGGGTCTTTCAAGATGAACAAGAAGGCGGCGGAACCAAAAGCCAAGAAGCCCGCGGCCAAGAAGCCAACCCCGAAAGCCAAGAAGCCCGCGGCCAAGAAGGCAGCCCCAAAAGCCAAGAAGCCTAAAGCGGCAGCAGCCAAGAAGCCCGCAGCCACCAAGAAGTCTCCAAAGAAGGCTCCAGCGAAGAAAGCCGCAAAAAGCCCCAAGAAGGTGAACAGAAGTCCCAAGAAAGTGACGAAGAAGGCACCTGCAGCCAAGAAAGCTCCAGCAAAGAAGGCTCCAGCCAAGCCTAAAGCCAAGAAGGCAGCACCCAAGAAGAAGTAA